The Armatimonadota bacterium sequence GTCGAACGCCGGAGTGCGCACAACGATGGCCGCGACGATCTTGCAGGCCGGGGACAAAGAGAACTCGCTCGCCACCCATGCGCGCGCTGTGGTCAACTTTAGAATCTTGCCCGGCGACACGGTGAAAGAGGTCGAAGCCTACCTGAAAGGGACCATCGACGATCCGAGAGTCCGCATTGCCAAATTGGACGGCGCGACCGAGCCGAGCAAGATCTCCAGTCCGAGCACGCCACAATTCCGATTGCTCGAACGCACGGCCAGAGAGACGATCGCGGGCGCCCTGGTAGCCCCGGGGCTAGTGGTCGCGCAGACCGATTCTCGACACTACTCAGAGTTGACGGACCAGATCTATCGGTTTATGCCCGTCCGCATGAATCGGGCTGACCTAATGCGCGTTCACGGCATCGACGAGCGCATTTCCATTGAGAGCTACGCCGAGGCGATCCGCTTCTACTATCAGTTGATCAAGAACGCCGCGATAGACGAGGCGAAAACCGCCTCCCAATAGCCCCCGACAAGCGTTGGGTTGATTTTCGACGACTCTCCTGGGTATACTACGGGCGTCTTGGCGATATGAGGTCGTCGGGGCACGCACTGCCAACCAAGGAGGGCCCTATGATTAAGCGCCTTTGGTTGACGAGCGCGGCGCTCGCAACCTGCCTGTTGTGCGTATACGCACAGAAGCCTATCGTTCACAAAGTCAAAGAGGGCGAATCGATGTACACTATCGCCCACAAGTATCACCTCCGTTTGCCTGAGCTTTTGCAGGCGAACAAGATAGCCAACCCCCACGCCATAAAACCCGGCATGGCGCTGACCGTGCCCGTCAAGAAAGCAGCGGCCACCAAGAAAACGGCGACCGCCAAAACGACTGCCACAAAAGCAGCGCCGGCGTCCGGCTGGGTCCAACTGAACAAAGACCGCATCAACGTTCGCTCTGCGCCGAATACGAATTCTAAGCGCGTAACGATCGTCGATAAATATGCCAAGGGCAAAGCGCTGGCCAAATCGGGCGATTGGACGAAAATCCAATTGACCAATGGCCGGACCGGCTGGATCCTGGGCAAATACCTGTCCAAGGCTTCTGCGCCGCCAGCCGCGGCTAAGCCGAAGGCTGTCGCATCAAGGCCGACTTCCTCTCGCGCAATTCCCGGTTCGCCGTCTCCTCGCACAGAGGTCGCATCGGCAAAGGGAGTGCTTTCGACGGCGCACGGGCTGAAAGGCATCCGCTATCGATACGGGGGCAGCACCTCGCGCGGATTTGACTGCTCCGGCTTCACCAGTTACGTCTATGCCAAATACGGCATCCGGCTTCCCCACAGTTCGGCCGCACAGGCCAAGATGGGACGCCCGGTAAAGCGCAGCGAGCTAAAGCCCGGCGACCTGGTGTTCTTTAGAACGCGCGGACGCGGCGTTTCGCACGTGGGCATCTACTCTGGCAACGGTCAGTTTGTGCACGCCAGCAGCGCTCGCGGGCGCGTGCGGGTGGACAGCATCAACTCCGGCTACTACAATTCGCGATTTGTAACCGCCCGTCGCGTAAAATAGGGGCGTGGATTCAGATTGCGAATTTGACTTAGACCTGCACAAGGTCAAGAAGGTTGTCGAGGTGGGCGCTTTTCAGGCCGCCAACGAACTGCTTTCGGACGATTGGGCGCTGCACGATGTCTACGTCGATATGGACGGGCGCAGCGCCTATATTCTTTTGAGGACCTCTCCGCTCGTATGCCCGCGATGCAAGGCGCCCGCCGAGATTGAAGTATCGGAGGACCGGGAGTCGTTTCGATATGTCTGCAGCCGGGAGTGCGCCTGATCGATGCTTCTGGACGGTAAGCGCATCGCCGGCGAGGTTCGAAACCGTCTAAAGCCGAGGGTCGAAGCTTTGCGGTCGAAAGGGATCGCGCCCTGCCTGGCGGCGATCGTGATCGGCGACGACCCGGCATCCCATGCCTATGTCGGCATGAAAGCCAAAGCCTGCGCGTCCGTCCAGATGGAATCGAAGGTTGTCGCGCTGCCCAGCGAGATCGATCAAAGACAAGCCGAGCAGCGTCTGCTGGAGTTGGCGCGCGACCCGAGCGTCCACGGAATCTTGCTTCAGCATCCCGCGCCCAAACATCTGGACGAGATGCGGCTGCTCTCGCTGATACCCGTCGAGAAAGACGTAGACGGCATTTCGCCAGGATCGCTCGGCGCGCTGACCGCTGGCATCAAGGGATTTGAACCTTGCACGCCCAAAGGCATGATCCGCCTGTTGGACGAGTATAAGATCGCTATCGAAGGCAAGCGCGCCGTGGTGATCGGTCGCAGCGTGATATTGGGCAAGCCGATGGCGCTGATGCTGCTGAACCGTAACGCGACGGTTACGATCTGCCATTCCAAAACGGTCGATCTGCCCCAGGTCGCGAGGGAGGCCGATATCTTGGTCGCCGCGGTCGGCCGCGCCGAGATGATCGACGCGAACTATGTCAAGCCCGGCGCGGCGGTGCTGGACGCGGGATACAATCGCCTGCCCGATCGGTCGGGCGATGTGGGCGACGTTCGATTTGACGCGGTCGCGCCGATCGCGTCTTACATAACGCCCGTGCCGGGCGGAGTTGGCCCGATGACCGTCGCGATGCTGCTGGAGAACACGGTCGAGGCGGCTGAAAATGCGTCCGCATGACGAGCCGTTAGCGCCTCTGCGCGAGCGGATCGACTCGGCGCTCTCTTCCCTCTTGCCGGTTCATCAGCCGCAGGCATTGAGCGAGGCGATGCGCTACAGCGCGCTGGACGGCGGCAAGCGGCTAAGGCCACTGCTCTGCCTGTTTGCATGCGAGGCTTGCGGCGGACACGAGAGCGACGCCATGCCCACAGCCTGCGCGATCGAGATGATCCACGCTTTTAGCCTGATCCACGACGACCTGCCTGCGCTGGACAACGACGAACTGCGGCGCGGTCGCCCTACGTGCCATGTGCAGTTTGGCGAGGCGATCGCGATTTTGGCCGGAGACGCTCTGCTTGCTCAAGCCTTCGAGATATTGGCGGCCAATCCGGCACAGCTTCCTCCGTCCACGGCGATGGAGATTCTCCGCACCATCGCCCGAGCATCCGGCACACAGGGCATGGTGGGCGGCCAAGTGCAGGACATCTTGGCCGAGGGAGGCGAGCCGGATCAAGCCTCTTTGGAGTACATCCACACGCACAAGACCGGCGCTTTGATCCAAGCCTCGGTCATGTCAGGAGCGTTGGCAGCCGGGGCCGATCAACATCAAAGAGACTGTCTAGCGGCGTATGGCTCCGCGCTAGGGCACTGTTTCCAGATCGTTGACGACATCCTGAACGAGACCGGCGACCCGTCTCGAACCGGAAAGGCCCGGGGCAGCGATCAGCAGCGGGCAAAACTCACCTACCCGCGCGTTTTTGGATTGGAAGCAAGTCGCAGCGCTGCGGCGCAATATGCCAACAAAGCCAAAACCGCCATAGGCGACTTCGATTCGGACGCCAACCGCCTGCGCCAAATGGTCGATTACGTCTTGACGAGAGACCGATGATCACGCTCCGCCTGAAGGCCATGGAGGATATCCCCCAAGCCGCCGAGATTATCCAACAAGGCGGCTTAGTCGCTTTCCCGACCGAGACCGTCTATGGATTGGGCGCCGATGCGCTGAATTGCGAGGCCGTGCTCAAGATATTCGAAGCCAAGGCGCGCCCGCCGACCAACCCGCTGATCGTTCACGGCGCCTCGGTGGAGCAGTTGGAGCCTTTGGTCCAATCGCCCGGTCCGCTCTTCTATCGCATTCTGGAGCAGTTTGCGCCTGGTCCCGTAACGCTCATCGTCAAGAAGTCCGATCTCGTTCCGTCCGAGACGACCGCAGGGTTGGATACAGTCGCCGTTCGAATCCCGGCACACAGGGTCGCTTTAGATTTGATTCAGAGCGCCGGACGCCCCATCGCCGCTCCCAGCGCCAATCGATCGGGATTTGCAAGCCCGACCACCGCCCAGCATGTTCTGGACGAGTTGGACGGGCTTATCGACGCGGTTCTTGACGGCGGTCCGTGTCCGGTCGGCATCGAATCGACCGTTGTGGACATCTCGGACGGAGAGTTCGCCATATTGCGCGAAGGCGCCATCACCGGCGAGATGCTGGCCGAAGCGACCGGTCGTTCTGTTACTGCCCGACAGGGGTCTCCGCGCTCGCCGGGAACGTCTGGCAGGCACTATTCGACTCAAACGCCGCTGGCGCTCGCTAGGGGCTGGCCGGAAGATCTTGCTGCAAAGGTAGAGGCGATGAAAGACCGGACGGTCGTTGTCATCTGGCCGACCGATTGGCCCAAAACGAGCGCGGCGCATCATGTCGAATGGGCAGAATGGAAGAACGACGCCGGGCTGGCCGAACGGTTGTATGCGGCTCTGCGCGAGGCGGACGCGCTGCATGGCGATGTCATCATCGTTCCCTTGCCGGACGGCCGGGGATTGCGCTCTGCGATTCGCGATCGGCTTCAGCGCGCTCAGGCAATCAGGTAAACTCACGGCCAATCCATGCCCTCAGAAGTTATCTACCTCGAAGGCCACGTTATCGACTCGCTCACGCTGTCCAAAGTTCTCGATCTGCTAACTTCTTACGGTTGCGAATATGAGATCCAAGATGCCCACATCGGCCATCAGCGAGACGAGACGAGCCGGTTCCAAATCTCCGTAAGCGCATCGTCGCCGGAGTTGCTGGAACAGGCGCTCGAAGAGGCCGTCCAGCACGGCGCGATCTACTACAAGGGCGACGCCAAACTGGCGGAGGCGCCTGCAGACGGCGTATATCCCGAAGACTTCTACTCTACGACCAACTTGGAGACATGGGCGCGCGTAGGCGGCCAATGGATCGAGGTCGAGAAGCTGGAGATGGACTGCGGCGTGAGAGTTTTCGACGACAATCGCCGAGCCGAGTGCGCGCCGTTTTCGAGGGTCAAAAAGGGCGACCTGTTTGTGGTCGGACACGACGGTTTGCGCGTTGCGCCGCCCGAACGGCGCGATCCGACGACCGTGTTCGCCTTCATGGGCAGCGACGTTTCGTCCGAAAAGCCCAAGGAGAGGATCGTGCGCGGGGTGGCCGAAGCGATCCGCAATGCCAAAGAAGAAGGCAAGCGCGTTCTCTTGGTGGGCGGGCCGGCGATCATCCATACCGGCGCGGCCGGGTTCTTAGAAGAGCTGATCAACAAGGGCTGGATCGATGTGCTGTTTGCCGGCAATGCGTTAGCCGCGCACGATATCGAGGCTGCAATGTTCGGCACCTCGCTGGGCGTCCACCTCGATCTCGGATCGCCGGTAACGCACGGCCACCAGCATCACCTGCGGGCGATCAACCGCGTGCGAGGCGCCGGGAGCATTGCGGAAGCGGTGAGGCAAGGCATTATTCCGACCGGCGTCATGCGCGCCTGCGTGCTGAACAATGTCGAGTTCGTGCTGGCCGGCAGCATCCGGGACGACGGCCCGCTGCCCGACGTGATCACCGATATGATCGAGGCTCAAGACGCCATGCGCGCAAAGGTCGATGGGCTGGGCGTTGCCGTGATGGTCGCTACGACGCTCCACTCCGTCGCGACTGGCAATATACTGCCCGCTACCGTGCAAACATTTTGCGTGGACACCGACGCCGACACGGTGATCAAGCTGAGCGACCGCGGCACCCACCAGCAAGTCGGCATTGTAACCGATTGCCACTTCTTTATGAAGGAGCTGGCGACCTACCTTAAGGACGGATGGAATGGCTGAACCGTTAGGATACTTTGCGCTGGTGCTGCACTCCCACATTCCCTATGTGATGTCGCACGGCAAATGGCCGCACGGCACCGACTGGCTAACGGAAAGCGCGGTTGAAACCTATCTGCCGCTCATCGATACCGCCCGGCGATTGGAATCGGAAGGCATCGCGGCCAACTACACGATTAATCTGACGCCGATTCTTCAGGAGCAGTTGGCGTCCGAAGCCTTCAAAGCCGAGTTCGTCGATTATCTGCGACAGAACATCGATGCCAGCCGAGCAGACCAGAAGGCGTTCGGCCAAGACGGTCCGCTCTGGATGGCGGGCATCGCCTATTTTTGGGAGCAGTTCTACGCCCAACAGATGGAGTTCTATATCAACGGATTAGATCGCGACATCTTGGGCGAGTTTCGTCGAATGCAGGACGCGGGGCTCATCGAGGTCATCACCAGCGCCGCCACGCACGGATACTTGGCCCTGCTAGGCACGGACGAGAGCGTGTTCGCCCAGACGCGCATTGGCGCAGAGACCTATCGGCGCAACTTTGGCCGCTCGGCGCGCGGGTTTTGGCTGCCGGAATGCTCCTATCGGCCCGCCTACGAATGGTCGCCGCCCGTGCCGGGCATCCAGCCGACTATGAGGCAAGGCGTCGAAATGGCGCTGGCCGACAGCCAGATCGATTACTTTTTTGTGGACACCCACCTGTTGCGCGGCGGCGAGCCGACCGGCACCTATGCCGCGCGCTTCCCCGGCCTGATGAAGCTTTACGAGCAGTTTCGCAAAAACTTTCAGGATCAGCCCGACCGTCATCCCTATCAGCCTTATCTGATGTTCGGATCGGGAGAGACGCACCGCCCCGTCGCCGTCTTTGCCCGAGACCCTGAGACGACCGCTCAAGTCTGGAGCGGCGATATGGGCTACCCGGGCGACGCCGCCTATTTGGAGTTTCACAAAAAGCACGCGCCCAGCCGACTTCGATATTGGCGCGTCAGCGACAACAAAGCCGACCTGGGCGCCAAAGAAGCCTACGAACCGTGGCGCGCTTATCAGCAGATTCGATCCCATGCCGACCACTTTGTAACCGTGCTAAAGGACACCCTTCGCAAGCATCGGGATCGGCACGGCCGGCCCGGCATTCTGGTCTCCATGTATGACACAGAGCTTTTCGGCCACTGGTGGTTCGAGGGGCCCGAATGGGTTTACGAAGCCATCAAGCGCATAGCCAACGACCCCGAGATCGAGATGGTCTCGTGCGGCGCCTATCTCGACCGTTTTCCGCCCAAAGAGCGCGTCGTGCTGCCCGAAGGATCGTGGGGCGAAGGCGGCTATCACTACGTTTGGCTGAACAAGGACACGGCTTGGGTCTGGGAGCGAATCTATCGCGCGGAAGCCCAGTTCCTCGACCTGAAGGAGAAATGCGCGAACAACGAAGCCGCACAGCCCTATCTGCAACAGTTAGCGCGAGAGCTTTTGCTCTTGCAATCGTCCGACTGGCCGTTTCTGATTACCACCTGGTCGGCAAGGGATTACGCGGAGATTCGCATAAACGACCACTTTCGACGCTTTGAAGGCATCGCCAGCCTGATCGACAAAGTCCTCATGAACGAGCGACCGACAGAAGCGGAGCTCGCGCTCTTTGCCGAAAGCAGAGAGCGCGATCCCGTGTTCGATCCAATCGACCTAAACGCCTGGTCGTCCTAATCCCAGTTGGGATAGATCTTCTTGTTGGACGAAAAGTAGGGTCGCTTGAGAGCCCCATAGACCATTCTCTTGGCATGGCCGTCCGCCCAGACCGCGTTGGCGCCGTCGCGATGCAAGAAGTGGAAGTGATCCCTCAAGCTCCGATCGTTGGGCGGGCTGTCGTACCAGTCCCACACTTGCAAAAAGTTGCACATCGGCACGCGCGCCAAGTGCTCCCACATGATCAGAGTCTGCGCAGGCTGATCGACCTCGGCGTTCGGCGCGCCCGTGTTCACATAGATGCCGCTCGGACCATAAGCGAACGTCTTGGCCGCGGGGCTGTACTCCTTGTTGAAAGCCAACGGATTGCGCGAATAGTAAGGCGCGTAGTTGAAGCCGTTGTTGAACCAGTTAAAGGCCAGCGCCATCTGCCACCGGTCCGGCATGCTGGGACAGCGTTTGACGCCCTCGTTCTTGATGTAAGGATCCACAGCGCCCGACCGAGGGCGCCGGGTGGCCCGCTCGTAGACGAGGCCGTAAAACCCGCCCGTGATGCCATAGTTGTTGTTGTCGTAGCCTATCCAGATCTGTTGAGGCGCAAATCCGGGCGTATTGTCGGGCTGAGACGTTGAAAACCACGTATCGTCCCAATCCTGCAAGTACAGCATGCTGGCTTTGCCGATCTGGCTCATGTTGCTAAGGCAAACGATCTGCCGACCGCTCGCTCGAGCTTCGGCAAAAACTGGGAATAGGATCGCTGCCAAGATGGCAATGATCGCAATCACGACTAAAAGTTCGATCAACGTAAATCCGCGCGTCTTCATTTGGATCTCCTCCCCACTGCCCGTGTGATCGCGGAAATGCAAAGTTCAGATTCGTCGCATCGTACGGCGATTCCTGCTTTTACATTCAAACTTACGAAACAATCGAGCGCTGGGGAAAGTTCCTGCCAGCAATTCTACCGTGCCAGCCAATCGCTCATGTGGTTCTTTCGAGCCCACTGGCGCAGCTTCTTCAGCGCCTGCACTTCCAATTGTCTGATCCGCTCTCGCGAGAGTTGAAGCGGCTGACACTCCGGATCTTCCTGCTCTTCGATCCCGATCCGTCGACGTACGGCCCACTGTTCTCGCTCGCTCAATGTCGAGATAGCCGCCGAGAGTTCCGCCAGCCACGCTCGGTTGATCGCCAACTCTTCCGGGTCCTTAATCGACGGATCTTCCAGCAGCGCCAACAACGTCAGATTGCCGTCCGGATTAACGACCTGATCCAATGAGAGGGGCTCGCGAGCGATCTGCGTCAACCGTTCGACCTTCTTTCGGCTCATTTTGAGGCGGGCGGCCAGTTCTTCCGTCTTGGGCTCTCGGCCCAGGCCGCGCGTCATCGTCTGTTTGGTCCGCTCGATCTTTCTCAGCGATTCGACCGCGTGGGTGGGAAGACGAATGGCGCTGGCCGTGCAATCGACGGCGCGGATGACCGACTGTCGAATCCAGTGCGTGGCGTAGGTGCTAAATCGAAAGCCGCGGGTAACGTCAAAACGCGCGATCGCTTTCAAGAGGCCGATCACGCCCTCTTGAATCAGGT is a genomic window containing:
- a CDS encoding C40 family peptidase, which translates into the protein MIKRLWLTSAALATCLLCVYAQKPIVHKVKEGESMYTIAHKYHLRLPELLQANKIANPHAIKPGMALTVPVKKAAATKKTATAKTTATKAAPASGWVQLNKDRINVRSAPNTNSKRVTIVDKYAKGKALAKSGDWTKIQLTNGRTGWILGKYLSKASAPPAAAKPKAVASRPTSSRAIPGSPSPRTEVASAKGVLSTAHGLKGIRYRYGGSTSRGFDCSGFTSYVYAKYGIRLPHSSAAQAKMGRPVKRSELKPGDLVFFRTRGRGVSHVGIYSGNGQFVHASSARGRVRVDSINSGYYNSRFVTARRVK
- the folD gene encoding bifunctional methylenetetrahydrofolate dehydrogenase/methenyltetrahydrofolate cyclohydrolase FolD → MLLDGKRIAGEVRNRLKPRVEALRSKGIAPCLAAIVIGDDPASHAYVGMKAKACASVQMESKVVALPSEIDQRQAEQRLLELARDPSVHGILLQHPAPKHLDEMRLLSLIPVEKDVDGISPGSLGALTAGIKGFEPCTPKGMIRLLDEYKIAIEGKRAVVIGRSVILGKPMALMLLNRNATVTICHSKTVDLPQVAREADILVAAVGRAEMIDANYVKPGAAVLDAGYNRLPDRSGDVGDVRFDAVAPIASYITPVPGGVGPMTVAMLLENTVEAAENASA
- a CDS encoding polyprenyl synthetase family protein — its product is MRPHDEPLAPLRERIDSALSSLLPVHQPQALSEAMRYSALDGGKRLRPLLCLFACEACGGHESDAMPTACAIEMIHAFSLIHDDLPALDNDELRRGRPTCHVQFGEAIAILAGDALLAQAFEILAANPAQLPPSTAMEILRTIARASGTQGMVGGQVQDILAEGGEPDQASLEYIHTHKTGALIQASVMSGALAAGADQHQRDCLAAYGSALGHCFQIVDDILNETGDPSRTGKARGSDQQRAKLTYPRVFGLEASRSAAAQYANKAKTAIGDFDSDANRLRQMVDYVLTRDR
- a CDS encoding threonylcarbamoyl-AMP synthase, whose amino-acid sequence is MITLRLKAMEDIPQAAEIIQQGGLVAFPTETVYGLGADALNCEAVLKIFEAKARPPTNPLIVHGASVEQLEPLVQSPGPLFYRILEQFAPGPVTLIVKKSDLVPSETTAGLDTVAVRIPAHRVALDLIQSAGRPIAAPSANRSGFASPTTAQHVLDELDGLIDAVLDGGPCPVGIESTVVDISDGEFAILREGAITGEMLAEATGRSVTARQGSPRSPGTSGRHYSTQTPLALARGWPEDLAAKVEAMKDRTVVVIWPTDWPKTSAAHHVEWAEWKNDAGLAERLYAALREADALHGDVIIVPLPDGRGLRSAIRDRLQRAQAIR
- a CDS encoding TIGR00300 family protein — translated: MPSEVIYLEGHVIDSLTLSKVLDLLTSYGCEYEIQDAHIGHQRDETSRFQISVSASSPELLEQALEEAVQHGAIYYKGDAKLAEAPADGVYPEDFYSTTNLETWARVGGQWIEVEKLEMDCGVRVFDDNRRAECAPFSRVKKGDLFVVGHDGLRVAPPERRDPTTVFAFMGSDVSSEKPKERIVRGVAEAIRNAKEEGKRVLLVGGPAIIHTGAAGFLEELINKGWIDVLFAGNALAAHDIEAAMFGTSLGVHLDLGSPVTHGHQHHLRAINRVRGAGSIAEAVRQGIIPTGVMRACVLNNVEFVLAGSIRDDGPLPDVITDMIEAQDAMRAKVDGLGVAVMVATTLHSVATGNILPATVQTFCVDTDADTVIKLSDRGTHQQVGIVTDCHFFMKELATYLKDGWNG
- a CDS encoding DUF1957 domain-containing protein: MAEPLGYFALVLHSHIPYVMSHGKWPHGTDWLTESAVETYLPLIDTARRLESEGIAANYTINLTPILQEQLASEAFKAEFVDYLRQNIDASRADQKAFGQDGPLWMAGIAYFWEQFYAQQMEFYINGLDRDILGEFRRMQDAGLIEVITSAATHGYLALLGTDESVFAQTRIGAETYRRNFGRSARGFWLPECSYRPAYEWSPPVPGIQPTMRQGVEMALADSQIDYFFVDTHLLRGGEPTGTYAARFPGLMKLYEQFRKNFQDQPDRHPYQPYLMFGSGETHRPVAVFARDPETTAQVWSGDMGYPGDAAYLEFHKKHAPSRLRYWRVSDNKADLGAKEAYEPWRAYQQIRSHADHFVTVLKDTLRKHRDRHGRPGILVSMYDTELFGHWWFEGPEWVYEAIKRIANDPEIEMVSCGAYLDRFPPKERVVLPEGSWGEGGYHYVWLNKDTAWVWERIYRAEAQFLDLKEKCANNEAAQPYLQQLARELLLLQSSDWPFLITTWSARDYAEIRINDHFRRFEGIASLIDKVLMNERPTEAELALFAESRERDPVFDPIDLNAWSS
- a CDS encoding prepilin-type N-terminal cleavage/methylation domain-containing protein; the protein is MKTRGFTLIELLVVIAIIAILAAILFPVFAEARASGRQIVCLSNMSQIGKASMLYLQDWDDTWFSTSQPDNTPGFAPQQIWIGYDNNNYGITGGFYGLVYERATRRPRSGAVDPYIKNEGVKRCPSMPDRWQMALAFNWFNNGFNYAPYYSRNPLAFNKEYSPAAKTFAYGPSGIYVNTGAPNAEVDQPAQTLIMWEHLARVPMCNFLQVWDWYDSPPNDRSLRDHFHFLHRDGANAVWADGHAKRMVYGALKRPYFSSNKKIYPNWD
- a CDS encoding RNA polymerase sigma factor RpoD/SigA, producing the protein MPFFDDFDRKDELDEEECHEAQLDVPEHLKEKPAQEELPSHLHRLLKIPLLNAEQEVEMATLAQAGCEYARTRLVEANLRLVVSVAKQYRHGGVPIEDLIQEGVIGLLKAIARFDVTRGFRFSTYATHWIRQSVIRAVDCTASAIRLPTHAVESLRKIERTKQTMTRGLGREPKTEELAARLKMSRKKVERLTQIAREPLSLDQVVNPDGNLTLLALLEDPSIKDPEELAINRAWLAELSAAISTLSEREQWAVRRRIGIEEQEDPECQPLQLSRERIRQLEVQALKKLRQWARKNHMSDWLAR